A stretch of Deinococcus radiopugnans ATCC 19172 DNA encodes these proteins:
- a CDS encoding sensory rhodopsin transducer, producing the protein MSTSPNSDIGKLVWAIPEGWIPGWSHGPEPELLSHEAACILNPNDRDAHVELTVYFEDREPIGPYRLTVGARRTLHQRFNTLTDPEPIPVSTAYASVIRSDTPVIVQHTRLDSRQAENALLSTIAYTE; encoded by the coding sequence ATGTCCACATCCCCAAATTCCGACATCGGCAAACTGGTCTGGGCCATTCCCGAAGGCTGGATTCCCGGCTGGAGCCACGGCCCCGAACCGGAGCTGCTGTCGCACGAGGCGGCCTGCATCCTGAATCCCAATGACCGCGACGCGCACGTGGAACTCACCGTCTACTTCGAAGATCGCGAACCGATCGGGCCGTACCGGCTGACCGTGGGCGCGCGGCGCACGCTGCACCAGCGCTTCAACACCCTGACGGATCCGGAGCCGATTCCGGTCAGCACCGCCTACGCCTCGGTGATTCGCTCGGACACGCCGGTCATCGTGCAGCACACCCGGCTGGATTCGCGTCAGGCCGAGAACGCGCTGCTCAGCACCATCGCCTACACCGAATGA
- a CDS encoding PadR family transcriptional regulator, whose product MNSLPPASPDANLLRGHLDLILLSIIQGTPKYGLEISKLAQTATDGYFDLKVGSLYPALHRLEKAGFVRSEFTSGPRSGNQVKAYTLTESGGRELSVRRAEFQTFAQQLGKLWTLRGGRT is encoded by the coding sequence ATGAACAGCCTGCCCCCCGCCTCACCCGACGCCAATCTCTTGCGCGGTCACCTTGACCTGATCCTGCTGAGCATCATCCAGGGCACCCCCAAGTACGGTCTGGAGATCAGCAAACTGGCCCAGACCGCCACCGACGGCTACTTTGACCTGAAGGTCGGCAGCCTGTACCCGGCGCTGCACCGGCTGGAAAAGGCGGGTTTTGTCCGCAGCGAGTTCACCAGCGGCCCGCGCAGCGGCAACCAAGTCAAGGCGTACACCCTGACCGAGAGCGGCGGGCGTGAGCTCTCAGTCCGCCGCGCCGAATTCCAGACCTTCGCGCAGCAACTGGGCAAGCTGTGGACCCTGCGTGGAGGCAGGACATGA
- a CDS encoding permease prefix domain 1-containing protein, giving the protein MNQTEQYVRQATRGLWGRARRELRVELEGHIAERCQEFRLAGLSAEEAERQTLRELGAPVQVSGGMLDVHVAPALGKAGVLSALLATAVFSALPQGLAQVQSIYSRTENYGASSYLDFQQLKEAVEKAGGKLSGPADSATVTVPGAPRASYPLNTAQAPNTTLTQDGTTFLSLGTLLAGLSNTGADVRVSGWNNPILEVGQARIALETQDWRILNEVYFETLGKSGPQLNGGEILSRLEPNGNTGAVAFTGAFAPEGIYALVMPVFSEWFSQTAGGERLDGGSIVLKTNINQAKSGQLDFRIDNGVQNFKLSHSVDEFQLALDPYRDSSKRHQWDAQHPAPVLLLKLSGHFGPDAYSVVAPDTVRQP; this is encoded by the coding sequence ATGAACCAGACGGAACAGTACGTCAGGCAGGCCACGCGCGGGCTGTGGGGCCGGGCACGTCGGGAACTACGGGTGGAGCTGGAAGGCCACATTGCCGAGCGCTGCCAGGAGTTTCGGCTTGCGGGCCTGAGTGCCGAGGAAGCCGAGCGTCAGACCCTGCGTGAACTGGGCGCGCCCGTGCAGGTCAGCGGCGGGATGCTGGACGTGCATGTCGCTCCGGCGCTGGGCAAGGCCGGGGTGCTGAGCGCGCTGCTGGCCACCGCTGTCTTTTCCGCGCTGCCGCAGGGGCTGGCGCAGGTGCAGAGCATCTACAGTCGCACGGAAAACTACGGAGCGTCCAGCTATCTGGATTTCCAGCAGTTGAAAGAGGCTGTTGAGAAGGCGGGAGGCAAGCTCAGCGGCCCAGCAGACAGCGCCACCGTCACGGTTCCCGGTGCGCCCAGGGCCAGCTACCCGCTGAATACCGCTCAAGCCCCGAACACCACCCTGACGCAGGATGGAACGACGTTTCTGAGCCTGGGAACGTTGCTCGCCGGTCTGTCCAATACAGGCGCGGACGTGCGCGTGAGCGGCTGGAACAATCCCATCCTTGAGGTCGGGCAGGCGCGCATCGCTCTGGAAACCCAGGACTGGCGGATCCTCAATGAAGTGTATTTCGAGACCCTGGGCAAATCTGGCCCGCAGCTCAACGGGGGAGAGATTCTGTCCCGCCTGGAACCCAATGGCAACACGGGGGCAGTGGCCTTCACAGGCGCTTTCGCACCGGAGGGCATTTACGCCCTCGTGATGCCTGTCTTCAGCGAATGGTTCTCACAGACGGCGGGAGGGGAGCGGTTGGACGGCGGCAGCATCGTTCTGAAGACCAACATCAATCAGGCCAAATCAGGGCAGCTTGACTTCCGGATCGACAACGGCGTGCAGAACTTCAAGCTCTCCCACAGCGTCGATGAGTTCCAACTCGCCCTCGATCCATACCGCGACTCGTCCAAGCGGCACCAGTGGGACGCGCAGCACCCCGCCCCTGTCCTGCTCCTGAAGCTCAGCGGACATTTCGGGCCAGACGCCTACAGCGTCGTCGCGCCAGATACCGTGCGGCAGCCCTGA
- a CDS encoding glycoside hydrolase family 15 protein, producing the protein MTPVSPIHPDPQAPEAPGRPGVPPTWTSSAKDAVTGALGGGRVRAAVGFGVVNEVYWPSSGDPQVRDLTFLVGTPDGWVDVKRDCIYILTPCEDGPLIGVEHRLADDPTFRLRLEIMPSIENDSLLIDYALEGGGTLYALLAPHLADCGQNNTAWVQDGMLYATRDDAALALSCSGGFGAMSAGFVGVSDGWQDFHQHGGMTWQYARAEGGNVALTGELKESRGTLAMAFARHAGGAAIHARGSLQRPYPQQRAEFLKAWQTWTGRLRLPAGGDEERARARLSAQVIRVHEGSDFSGAIVASLSVPFGQAHSDLGGYHLVWPRDMVEAATGLLAAGQPHDTLRSLNYLLACQSPDGHWPQNLYPNGEPYWSGDQLDETAFVLLLMGKLRELGLDTALRPEALTWAARRAAGYLARNGPVSQEDRWEENSGVTAYTLGLMIAALVAAGPWLDAEEADYALALADDWNARLDGWCYVTGDDAPLAGQYGVDGYYIRIAPQAGPQPGRQEVPLANTAGLKVQAGALVSLDFGYLVRVGLRRADDRRILDTLKVVDGELRYDSPAGPLYYRYQHDGYGNTADGGPYLGQGIGRAWPLLAGERGHLALLAGESPQPYIDAMLHSSGPGGLFPEQVWDAPPTRRFQPGKPAGSAMPLVWAHAEYLKLLWAREHGQPYEALRAVQERYLAGKPVPQIRFWRTDAPAFELPAGLALRVEDTRPFTLHCGFGAADAWDSVQERGAQAGVFGLWRVEFTAQELSNQSALNFTRRFEDGWEGRDHRVVLRG; encoded by the coding sequence ATGACGCCCGTCAGCCCGATTCATCCGGACCCCCAGGCGCCCGAAGCGCCGGGCCGCCCTGGCGTGCCCCCCACCTGGACCAGCAGCGCCAAGGACGCCGTGACCGGCGCGCTGGGCGGGGGGCGGGTGCGCGCGGCGGTGGGTTTCGGGGTGGTCAACGAGGTGTACTGGCCGTCCAGCGGCGATCCCCAGGTGCGCGACCTGACCTTTCTCGTGGGGACCCCGGACGGCTGGGTGGACGTAAAGCGCGACTGCATCTATATCCTGACCCCCTGCGAGGACGGGCCGCTGATCGGCGTGGAACACCGTCTGGCAGATGATCCGACCTTCCGTCTGCGGCTGGAAATCATGCCGTCCATCGAGAACGATTCGTTGCTGATCGACTACGCACTGGAGGGCGGCGGCACGCTATACGCGCTGCTGGCCCCGCACCTGGCCGACTGCGGCCAGAACAACACCGCCTGGGTGCAGGACGGCATGCTGTACGCCACGCGCGACGACGCGGCACTGGCGCTGTCCTGCAGCGGCGGCTTCGGCGCCATGAGTGCCGGCTTCGTGGGGGTCAGCGACGGCTGGCAGGACTTTCACCAGCACGGCGGCATGACCTGGCAGTACGCGCGGGCCGAGGGCGGCAACGTGGCGCTGACCGGCGAGCTGAAGGAAAGTCGCGGCACCCTGGCGATGGCCTTCGCGCGGCATGCGGGCGGCGCGGCGATTCATGCGCGCGGCAGCCTTCAGCGCCCCTACCCGCAGCAACGCGCTGAATTCCTGAAAGCGTGGCAGACCTGGACGGGCCGCCTGCGCCTGCCGGCGGGAGGGGACGAGGAACGCGCCCGCGCCCGCCTGAGCGCGCAGGTCATCCGCGTTCACGAGGGCAGCGACTTCTCGGGAGCGATTGTGGCCAGCCTGAGCGTGCCGTTCGGACAGGCCCACAGTGACCTGGGCGGCTACCACCTGGTCTGGCCGCGCGACATGGTGGAGGCCGCCACCGGACTGCTGGCGGCAGGGCAGCCGCACGACACCCTGCGCAGCCTGAACTACCTGCTGGCCTGCCAATCACCGGACGGCCACTGGCCTCAGAATCTGTATCCCAACGGCGAGCCGTACTGGTCGGGCGATCAGCTCGACGAGACGGCTTTCGTGCTGCTGCTGATGGGCAAACTGCGCGAACTGGGGCTGGACACGGCCCTGCGCCCCGAGGCCCTGACCTGGGCCGCGCGGCGGGCGGCCGGCTACCTGGCCCGCAACGGCCCGGTCAGCCAGGAAGACCGCTGGGAGGAGAACAGCGGCGTCACCGCCTACACCCTGGGCCTGATGATCGCCGCGCTGGTGGCCGCCGGGCCGTGGCTGGACGCGGAGGAGGCCGACTACGCCCTGGCCCTGGCCGACGACTGGAACGCCCGCCTGGACGGCTGGTGTTATGTGACCGGTGACGACGCCCCGCTGGCCGGACAGTACGGTGTGGACGGGTACTACATCCGCATCGCGCCGCAGGCCGGCCCGCAGCCTGGGCGGCAGGAGGTGCCCCTTGCCAACACCGCTGGCCTGAAAGTGCAGGCAGGCGCACTGGTCAGTCTGGATTTCGGCTATCTGGTGCGCGTGGGGCTGCGCCGCGCCGACGACCGGCGCATTCTCGATACCCTGAAAGTGGTGGACGGCGAACTGCGTTACGACTCGCCGGCCGGCCCGCTGTACTACCGCTACCAGCACGACGGGTACGGCAACACGGCGGACGGCGGCCCGTACCTGGGCCAGGGCATTGGCCGGGCGTGGCCGCTGCTGGCCGGCGAGCGCGGGCATCTGGCGCTGCTCGCGGGCGAGTCGCCGCAACCCTACATCGATGCCATGCTGCATTCGAGCGGCCCCGGCGGCCTGTTTCCCGAACAGGTCTGGGACGCGCCTCCTACCAGACGGTTTCAGCCGGGCAAACCGGCGGGCAGCGCCATGCCATTGGTGTGGGCGCACGCCGAGTACCTGAAACTCCTGTGGGCGCGCGAACACGGCCAGCCTTATGAGGCGCTGCGGGCCGTGCAGGAGCGGTATCTGGCGGGTAAGCCTGTCCCCCAAATTCGTTTCTGGCGCACCGACGCCCCCGCCTTCGAGCTGCCCGCCGGCCTCGCCCTGCGGGTGGAAGACACCCGCCCCTTTACCCTGCACTGTGGATTCGGGGCGGCGGACGCCTGGGACAGCGTGCAGGAGCGCGGGGCACAGGCCGGCGTCTTCGGATTGTGGCGCGTGGAGTTCACGGCGCAGGAGTTGTCGAACCAGTCGGCGTTGAATTTCACCCGACGGTTTGAAGACGGCTGGGAAGGCCGCGACCACCGGGTCGTCTTGCGCGGCTGA
- a CDS encoding glycoside hydrolase family 15 protein has translation MTPGPSRPRPPEQLWLEHYGLIGDLRSAALIGADGSVAWLCLPQLDSPSVFGALLGPGAGFWRLQPADHAGLGTQRYWPGSNVLDTLFSVPGGTVTVTDFMPLGSDALQTDVGHLRLIRRVTVAGQATAVTSDFAPRPGYGQAARLGEEEGGLRFTRGQQSWFLWGSQPHVPDRHAAQAHFTLSPGEEAWFAVAEQPLHLEPEVLAECLADTHRTWTNWLAAGQTRRTLGDHPHRELEQRSALALKLLSAPDGGIVAAATTSLPEVLGGSRNWDYRYCWLRDSTFTAQALHHLGHREEAADLLKWFQRASRRASPRQLKIAYTVAGMPVPPERSLKLAGYRGSRPVHVGNGARNQRQLDVYGEVISAYFDGLRVGQTEMEDAVWQEISGLAGAVCGLWSKPDKGIWEARKPGQHHTYSKLMCWVALDRAVRMGEQCGRTVPPRWKRERGAVRGAILDKGFNPELNSFTQTFGGTALDATALMIPVMEFLPPDDPRVLGTLEAVRQHLADGALVRRYTTDDGLGGQEGYFLLCSFWLISAEALCGQVELARQHLDELIGHVSPLGLLAEEITPDGQHLLGNFPQAYSHVGLINALAYLQDAQGKLTAETAGHGSGQPLSGRGKSQQMG, from the coding sequence ATGACCCCAGGCCCCTCCCGGCCACGTCCCCCCGAACAGCTGTGGCTGGAACACTACGGCCTGATCGGTGACCTGCGCAGCGCCGCCCTGATCGGCGCGGACGGCAGCGTGGCGTGGCTGTGCCTGCCGCAGCTGGACAGTCCCAGCGTGTTCGGGGCGCTGCTTGGTCCGGGGGCCGGATTCTGGCGGCTCCAGCCAGCGGATCATGCCGGGCTGGGCACCCAGCGCTACTGGCCGGGCAGCAACGTGCTGGACACGCTGTTCAGCGTGCCCGGCGGAACGGTCACCGTGACGGATTTCATGCCGCTGGGCAGCGACGCGCTGCAAACCGACGTGGGGCACCTGCGCCTGATCCGGCGCGTGACGGTCGCGGGACAGGCCACTGCCGTCACCTCGGATTTCGCGCCGCGTCCAGGCTACGGGCAGGCCGCCAGGCTGGGAGAAGAGGAGGGCGGCCTGCGGTTTACACGGGGCCAGCAGTCTTGGTTTCTGTGGGGCAGCCAGCCTCACGTCCCTGACAGGCACGCCGCCCAGGCGCATTTCACGCTGTCGCCCGGCGAGGAGGCGTGGTTTGCCGTCGCCGAGCAACCGCTGCACCTGGAGCCGGAAGTGCTGGCCGAGTGCCTGGCCGACACCCACCGCACCTGGACGAACTGGCTGGCGGCGGGGCAGACGCGGCGCACGCTGGGCGATCATCCCCACCGCGAACTCGAACAGCGCTCGGCGCTGGCCCTCAAGCTGCTGAGCGCACCGGACGGGGGCATCGTGGCGGCGGCCACCACGTCGCTGCCCGAGGTGCTGGGGGGCAGCCGCAACTGGGACTACCGCTACTGCTGGCTGCGCGACAGCACCTTCACGGCCCAGGCGCTGCACCATCTGGGCCACCGCGAGGAGGCCGCCGATCTGCTGAAGTGGTTTCAGCGGGCCAGCCGGCGCGCCAGCCCCCGACAGCTCAAGATTGCCTACACCGTCGCCGGAATGCCGGTGCCCCCGGAACGCTCCCTGAAGCTTGCGGGCTACCGGGGTTCACGCCCGGTTCACGTGGGCAATGGGGCACGCAACCAGCGGCAACTGGACGTGTACGGCGAGGTGATCTCGGCCTACTTCGACGGGCTGCGCGTCGGCCAGACGGAAATGGAGGACGCCGTGTGGCAGGAGATCAGCGGGCTGGCCGGCGCGGTGTGCGGGCTGTGGAGCAAGCCCGACAAGGGCATCTGGGAGGCGCGAAAGCCAGGGCAGCACCACACCTACAGCAAACTGATGTGCTGGGTGGCGCTCGACCGCGCGGTGCGGATGGGCGAGCAGTGCGGGCGCACGGTGCCGCCGCGCTGGAAGAGGGAGCGGGGCGCCGTGCGGGGGGCCATTCTGGACAAAGGCTTCAATCCCGAGCTGAACAGCTTTACCCAGACCTTCGGCGGCACGGCGCTGGACGCCACCGCGCTGATGATCCCGGTCATGGAGTTTTTGCCACCGGACGACCCGCGGGTGCTGGGCACGCTGGAGGCGGTGCGCCAACACCTGGCCGACGGCGCATTGGTGCGGCGCTACACCACCGACGACGGCCTGGGCGGCCAGGAGGGGTACTTCCTTCTGTGCAGCTTCTGGCTGATCAGCGCCGAGGCGCTGTGCGGTCAGGTGGAGCTGGCCCGGCAGCACCTGGACGAGCTGATCGGGCACGTCTCGCCGCTGGGCCTGCTGGCCGAGGAAATCACGCCCGACGGTCAGCACCTGCTGGGCAATTTCCCGCAGGCGTACAGCCACGTCGGCCTGATCAACGCGCTGGCTTACCTGCAAGACGCGCAGGGCAAGCTGACAGCGGAAACAGCCGGACACGGCTCCGGCCAGCCGCTGAGCGGACGGGGCAAGAGCCAGCAGATGGGCTGA
- a CDS encoding TetR/AcrR family transcriptional regulator, whose translation MARPRTITDEQIVEAAREVFLEQGFAATTAEIARRAGISEGTLFKRYGSKEDLFEAAVGLHDHAYWRAELLERLGQGEVRRNLEGAFMALLREAAAIIPNLMTVLSRGHDPEHNRILERLGNPVRQDADVIAQYLRAELELGRVRPLDAEVTALSIMGALTTYVHQEHMMPQTGREPMDAGRFVRGLLDLLWPGMAP comes from the coding sequence ATGGCCCGCCCCCGCACCATTACCGATGAACAGATTGTGGAGGCCGCCCGCGAAGTGTTTCTGGAACAGGGGTTTGCCGCCACCACGGCCGAGATTGCCCGCCGCGCCGGGATTTCCGAGGGCACGCTGTTCAAGCGCTACGGCAGCAAGGAGGACCTGTTCGAGGCCGCCGTCGGCCTGCACGATCACGCCTACTGGCGCGCGGAACTGCTGGAGCGGCTGGGCCAGGGCGAGGTCCGGCGCAACCTGGAAGGGGCCTTCATGGCCCTGCTCAGGGAGGCGGCCGCGATCATTCCCAACCTGATGACTGTGCTGTCACGCGGTCACGATCCCGAACACAACCGGATTCTGGAGCGCCTGGGTAACCCGGTGCGCCAGGACGCCGACGTGATTGCCCAGTACCTGCGCGCCGAGCTGGAGCTGGGCCGGGTGCGCCCGCTGGACGCCGAGGTCACGGCCTTGAGCATCATGGGGGCCCTGACCACCTACGTCCATCAGGAACACATGATGCCTCAGACCGGACGCGAACCGATGGACGCCGGACGCTTCGTGCGCGGGCTGCTGGACCTGCTGTGGCCGGGGATGGCGCCATGA
- a CDS encoding TolC family protein, producing MTRRFPALFLTALLSLGLPTTGQAQTAPPPVPSPAPPPLQQTLSEVQEQAAPLTLSSVLTLLRGSPGWQSADLTYRAAQLALDSARTRAGLSLSVGADSSVVKVPWDTGEWQGSATLNLGASLSVLPWSPAREAVRSAERALAAAAVDLRNSRATLTIQATQAFAGARSAVTGLAGAEAQLALSTRLRAVADEQRAQNLITVEAVLERQAALESAQAARDQAARGVTLAAAQLTRVLGRPLALPTDPGRVGGLPNLTPSGDLDTLLARALKARPEIARAEVSLADAQAALAAAQRSARLPDLTAGIRAGQLSDGQGGSGKVVSGSLNSKTGVLGVQASVPLKDTGEIPGGIALSLSGTYTLLGGAGAGELAQAVLGVQQAQLGLNTARQGVELDVRTRLSGYQDELGGLTSLGTALTRAQTALDSARARVDAGLATPLDVAQAELAVTQAQNAVEAQGAAVELAALQLLQATGELDPVLLGQLPVLPTPTAPPADVQPTPAPLPTTPSIPESTPPTDVPGGQP from the coding sequence ATGACACGACGTTTTCCCGCACTGTTTCTCACGGCGCTTCTGAGCCTGGGCCTGCCCACCACGGGACAGGCCCAGACCGCGCCGCCCCCCGTTCCCAGTCCCGCGCCGCCGCCCCTTCAGCAGACCCTTTCAGAGGTGCAGGAGCAGGCCGCGCCGCTCACGCTCAGCAGCGTCCTGACCCTGCTGCGGGGGTCACCCGGCTGGCAGTCGGCGGACCTGACGTACCGCGCCGCGCAGCTCGCGCTGGACAGCGCCCGCACCCGCGCGGGCCTGTCGCTGAGCGTGGGGGCCGACAGCAGCGTGGTTAAGGTGCCGTGGGACACCGGCGAGTGGCAGGGCAGCGCCACCCTGAATCTCGGCGCGTCCCTGAGCGTGCTGCCGTGGTCCCCCGCGCGTGAGGCGGTCCGCAGCGCCGAGCGGGCGCTGGCGGCGGCGGCCGTGGACCTGCGCAACAGCCGCGCCACGCTGACCATTCAGGCCACGCAGGCCTTTGCCGGGGCGCGCAGCGCCGTGACCGGGCTGGCCGGGGCCGAGGCGCAACTGGCCCTGAGCACCCGCCTGCGGGCCGTGGCCGACGAGCAGCGCGCCCAGAACCTGATCACCGTGGAGGCGGTTCTGGAGCGTCAAGCGGCCCTGGAGTCGGCGCAGGCGGCGCGCGATCAGGCGGCGCGAGGCGTCACGCTGGCGGCGGCCCAGCTGACCCGCGTGCTGGGCCGTCCCCTGGCCCTGCCCACGGACCCGGGCCGCGTGGGCGGCCTGCCCAACCTGACCCCCTCCGGTGACCTGGACACCCTGCTGGCCCGCGCCCTGAAGGCCCGCCCGGAGATCGCCCGGGCCGAGGTCTCGCTGGCCGACGCGCAGGCCGCGCTGGCCGCCGCCCAGCGCAGCGCCCGCCTGCCGGACCTGACGGCCGGCATCCGCGCCGGACAGCTCAGCGACGGCCAGGGCGGCTCCGGCAAGGTGGTCAGCGGCAGCCTGAACAGCAAGACCGGCGTGCTGGGCGTGCAGGCCAGCGTGCCCCTCAAGGACACCGGCGAGATCCCTGGTGGCATCGCCCTATCGCTGAGCGGCACCTACACGCTGCTGGGCGGCGCCGGGGCCGGCGAACTGGCGCAGGCTGTCCTGGGCGTGCAGCAGGCACAACTGGGCCTGAACACCGCCCGGCAGGGCGTGGAACTCGATGTTCGCACCCGCCTGTCGGGCTACCAGGATGAGCTGGGCGGCCTGACCAGCCTGGGGACCGCCCTGACGCGCGCCCAGACCGCGCTGGACAGCGCCCGAGCCCGCGTGGACGCCGGACTGGCGACGCCGCTGGACGTGGCGCAGGCCGAACTGGCCGTGACCCAGGCCCAGAACGCCGTGGAGGCCCAGGGGGCGGCGGTAGAGCTGGCCGCGCTGCAACTGTTGCAGGCGACGGGCGAGCTGGACCCGGTGCTGCTGGGCCAGCTTCCGGTGCTGCCCACGCCGACTGCGCCGCCAGCGGACGTCCAACCCACGCCAGCCCCCCTTCCCACCACACCATCCATCCCCGAATCCACCCCACCCACCGATGTCCCCGGAGGCCAACCATGA
- a CDS encoding TolC family protein — MTTQHPVQAHAARFLSVLLALGLSTTLGHAAAQDATKLTLQGAVTRALASGPDVTTARANLQKAQANLRAVRADPTSIITTLTQAEQDNAAAAVTLDGTKLNVAQTVISQYLAAYEAGGRIALNSAQVALDKRNLQIAQARLAARVATQLDVNRASTSLNSDTQALTDAQAQLPVLKAGLARTLGLPTGTALTLVDPPALPKLDVSLATLQAGLEKRLPSLSQAASGLSFAALQVRLADNDYTPARTLEDARTAQANAQRSLDDAVKAASTGVRDAYRAVQNAQEQVDIARQQSTNAQTTLTQARARLKAGTAAAVEVQQAEVQAQQASFAVTQAQGGLWRALAALGAASGVDVTGLAK; from the coding sequence ATGACCACCCAACACCCCGTCCAGGCCCACGCGGCCCGTTTCCTGAGCGTGCTGCTCGCCCTGGGCCTGTCCACCACGCTGGGCCACGCCGCTGCGCAGGACGCCACCAAACTGACCCTGCAGGGGGCCGTGACCCGCGCCCTGGCGAGTGGGCCGGACGTGACCACCGCCCGCGCCAACCTGCAAAAGGCCCAGGCCAACCTGCGGGCGGTGCGGGCCGATCCCACCAGCATCATCACCACGCTGACCCAGGCCGAGCAGGACAACGCGGCGGCCGCCGTCACCCTGGACGGCACCAAGCTGAACGTCGCCCAGACCGTGATCTCGCAGTACCTCGCCGCCTACGAGGCTGGCGGACGCATTGCCCTGAACAGCGCGCAGGTGGCGCTGGACAAACGTAACCTGCAGATCGCCCAGGCGCGGCTGGCTGCCCGGGTGGCCACCCAGCTGGACGTCAACCGCGCCTCGACCAGCCTGAACAGCGACACCCAGGCCCTGACCGACGCGCAGGCGCAGCTGCCCGTCCTGAAAGCCGGACTGGCACGCACCCTGGGACTGCCCACCGGCACGGCCCTGACGCTGGTCGATCCGCCCGCACTGCCCAAACTGGACGTCAGTCTGGCCACCTTGCAGGCGGGACTCGAAAAACGCCTGCCGTCGCTGAGTCAGGCGGCCAGTGGCCTGAGCTTCGCCGCGCTGCAGGTCCGGCTGGCCGACAACGATTACACGCCGGCCCGCACCCTGGAAGACGCCCGCACAGCACAGGCCAACGCGCAGCGCAGCCTGGACGACGCCGTCAAGGCCGCCTCCACCGGCGTGCGTGACGCCTACCGCGCGGTGCAGAACGCCCAGGAACAGGTCGATATCGCCCGTCAGCAGAGCACCAACGCCCAGACCACCCTGACCCAGGCCCGTGCCCGGCTGAAGGCCGGCACCGCCGCCGCCGTGGAAGTGCAGCAGGCCGAGGTTCAGGCGCAGCAGGCCAGCTTCGCCGTCACCCAGGCACAGGGCGGCCTGTGGCGGGCCCTCGCGGCGCTGGGGGCAGCCTCCGGCGTGGACGTGACCGGACTGGCAAAATGA
- a CDS encoding efflux RND transporter periplasmic adaptor subunit → MRRLTVFLTLPLLLAACSQPAEEGKPAGNDLTTAPAKSTVLNVQVVAAKKGTLNVQRSASAIITAQKDSQVATQSGGTVTRVLAEEGEQVSAGAVVVQLDDTGQQQALDNARLQLQQAQINLQQTRDATANASASLTAAVTSAEATLAQARQNAQSAETLYGLGGISLADLQAARATLAQAQSGLSAARNNLEQNGRSAQGSVPLQQVALETAQAGVRQAEENLARTAVKAPFAGIVANISAKVGEFAGQGTPVFRLVDPGSIRAKFSVPSSDAFALTDGTKLNLGYGGVNYVATVQGSPGIAGTDRLVPITARIQGGEQLPVGAAAQVRYRADLGSGVLVPSSAVQVDGGETAVFVAAGGKAERRVVGVIAESGGRLAISGIDPGQSVIDPLPASLQDGAAITVDGAARPEAGAAEDSGAQGDTP, encoded by the coding sequence ATGAGACGGCTGACTGTCTTTCTGACGCTGCCCCTGCTGCTGGCCGCGTGTTCGCAGCCGGCCGAGGAGGGCAAGCCCGCCGGCAACGACCTGACCACCGCCCCGGCCAAGTCCACGGTGCTGAATGTGCAGGTGGTCGCGGCGAAAAAAGGCACCCTGAACGTCCAGCGCAGCGCCAGCGCGATCATCACGGCGCAAAAGGATTCACAGGTGGCCACCCAGAGCGGCGGCACGGTGACGCGGGTGCTGGCCGAGGAGGGCGAGCAGGTGAGCGCCGGGGCCGTGGTGGTGCAGCTCGACGACACCGGGCAGCAACAGGCGCTGGACAATGCCCGCCTGCAGCTGCAGCAGGCCCAGATCAACCTGCAGCAGACCCGCGACGCCACGGCCAACGCCAGCGCCTCGCTCACGGCGGCCGTGACCTCTGCCGAGGCCACACTGGCCCAGGCGCGGCAGAACGCCCAGAGCGCCGAGACGCTGTACGGCCTGGGGGGCATCAGCCTGGCCGACCTGCAGGCGGCGCGGGCCACGCTCGCGCAGGCCCAGTCGGGCCTGTCGGCGGCGAGGAACAACCTGGAGCAGAACGGACGCAGCGCCCAGGGCAGCGTGCCCCTGCAGCAGGTGGCGCTGGAAACCGCGCAGGCGGGCGTCCGGCAGGCCGAGGAGAATCTGGCCCGCACCGCCGTCAAGGCGCCCTTCGCGGGCATTGTGGCCAACATCAGCGCGAAGGTAGGTGAATTCGCCGGACAGGGCACCCCGGTGTTCCGGCTGGTGGACCCCGGCAGCATCCGCGCCAAGTTCAGCGTGCCCAGCAGCGACGCCTTCGCGCTGACCGACGGCACCAAGCTCAACCTGGGCTACGGCGGCGTCAACTACGTCGCCACCGTGCAGGGCAGCCCCGGCATTGCCGGCACGGACCGTCTGGTGCCCATCACCGCGCGCATTCAGGGCGGCGAGCAGTTGCCGGTGGGTGCGGCGGCGCAGGTGCGTTACCGCGCCGATCTGGGCAGCGGCGTGCTGGTGCCCAGCAGCGCTGTGCAGGTGGACGGCGGCGAGACGGCGGTGTTCGTGGCCGCCGGCGGCAAGGCCGAGCGCCGGGTGGTGGGCGTGATCGCCGAATCCGGCGGCCGGCTGGCCATCAGCGGCATCGACCCCGGCCAGAGCGTGATCGACCCGCTGCCCGCCAGCCTTCAGGACGGCGCGGCCATCACGGTGGACGGGGCGGCCAGGCCGGAGGCCGGCGCAGCGGAGGACAGCGGCGCGCAGGGTGACACGCCATGA